A window from Salvelinus fontinalis isolate EN_2023a chromosome 8, ASM2944872v1, whole genome shotgun sequence encodes these proteins:
- the LOC129860466 gene encoding PTB domain-containing engulfment adapter protein 1-like isoform X2 — MSDISDDDNEISFAVKFLGRVAVVRSEGMQILNEALQSLKMPDKESAEKLQKKNKVSLFLSMSGIDILEHKTKFMLYTCPLSSVSFCAVIPTTPKVFGFVAKHPAADMYHCYLFQSKKFSHLLVSIIGDAFRATKREASLRGGGRDLIVEALRHKNKVLQRENAELRMRLSASGD, encoded by the exons ATGAGTGATATCTCTGACGATGATAATGAGATCTCTTTCGCAGTTAAA TTTCTGGGGCGTGTTGCGGTGGTCCGTTCTGAGGGCATGCAGATCCTGAATGAGGCTCTTCAGAGCCTGAAG ATGCCTGACAAAGAGTCAGCAGAAAAGCTGCAGAAGAAGAACAAGGTGTCTTTGTTTTTGTCCATGAGCGGGATTGACATTTTGGAGCACAAAACCAAG TTCATGCTGTACACATGCCCCCTCTCCTCCGTGTCCTTCTGTGCAGTCATCCCGACCACACCCAAAGTCTTTGGCTTTGTGGCCAAACACCCAGCTGCAGACATGTACCACTGTTATCTGTTCCAGAGCAAGAAATTT TCTCATCTGCTGGTGTCCATTATCGGAGATGCATTTCGAGCCACAAAGAGAGAGGCAAGCCTCAGAGGAGGCGGACGGGATCTGATTGTGGAGGCACTGAGGCACAAG AATAAAGTCCTGCAGAGGGAGAATGCCGAGCTGAGAATGAGACTCAGTGCATCCGGAGAT TAA
- the LOC129860466 gene encoding PTB domain-containing engulfment adapter protein 1-like isoform X1, which translates to MSDISDDDNEISFAVKFLGRVAVVRSEGMQILNEALQSLKMPDKESAEKLQKKNKVSLFLSMSGIDILEHKTKFMLYTCPLSSVSFCAVIPTTPKVFGFVAKHPAADMYHCYLFQSKKFSHLLVSIIGDAFRATKREASLRGGGRDLIVEALRHKNKVLQRENAELRMRLSASGDGTDRAARTTNRHQIALTRSQTKQTEAQKFSHLDLYPHKITFHCSDDTAPLLRTQELNMTDV; encoded by the exons ATGAGTGATATCTCTGACGATGATAATGAGATCTCTTTCGCAGTTAAA TTTCTGGGGCGTGTTGCGGTGGTCCGTTCTGAGGGCATGCAGATCCTGAATGAGGCTCTTCAGAGCCTGAAG ATGCCTGACAAAGAGTCAGCAGAAAAGCTGCAGAAGAAGAACAAGGTGTCTTTGTTTTTGTCCATGAGCGGGATTGACATTTTGGAGCACAAAACCAAG TTCATGCTGTACACATGCCCCCTCTCCTCCGTGTCCTTCTGTGCAGTCATCCCGACCACACCCAAAGTCTTTGGCTTTGTGGCCAAACACCCAGCTGCAGACATGTACCACTGTTATCTGTTCCAGAGCAAGAAATTT TCTCATCTGCTGGTGTCCATTATCGGAGATGCATTTCGAGCCACAAAGAGAGAGGCAAGCCTCAGAGGAGGCGGACGGGATCTGATTGTGGAGGCACTGAGGCACAAG AATAAAGTCCTGCAGAGGGAGAATGCCGAGCTGAGAATGAGACTCAGTGCATCCGGAGAT gggacagacagggctGCTAGAACCACAAACAGACATCAAATTGCCCTCACAAGGTCCCAAACAAAGCAAACAGAAGCACAGAAATTCTCACACTTAGACTTGTATCCTCACAAAA TAACGTTTCACTGCAGTGATGACACAGCACCTCTACTGAGAACACAGGAACTGAACATGACAGATGTTTGA